One Mesorhizobium loti genomic window carries:
- a CDS encoding trimethylamine methyltransferase, whose protein sequence is MVDDAARDSRRERRRGRTGEAGSESSRRPNYRSLKNPFLPQPIFSDDQVAAIHDTALRVLEELGIKVLLPQAREYFASAGALVDPDTDMVRIGRDMVVAALASAPKSIHAQAGDRSRDLMLELGSMTFLAGCGAPNVTDLERGRRPGTLADFEDLLRLVQHFDVLHMLGPCIEPQDVDNRFRHYAVNRAQLTLSDKFPFIFARGTPQVEDGFEMIRLARGLSQDEFLANAHCYTVINTNSPRQLDIPMAQGIIDFARAGQVSVITPFCLAGAMAPITVAGALALQHAEALAGLTLAQIVRPGAPVVYGSFSSNVDMKSGAPAFGTPEHVKATLGAGQLARFTGLPWRSGGGSAANISDAQAAHETQFALWGSVLAGATMCIHAAGWLEGGLSVSFEKLITDIEALQTVAELCAATPGDDDSIGFEAIAEVQPGGHFFSAGHTMARYRTAFYEPLVADWSNFGNWTQSGSKTASERATSIWRRAVADFEPPASAAATAGALDEFIARRTEEGGAAPVS, encoded by the coding sequence ATGGTCGATGACGCGGCACGAGACAGCAGGCGCGAACGCCGGCGCGGACGCACGGGCGAGGCCGGCAGCGAGAGCAGCCGCCGGCCCAATTACCGGTCGCTGAAGAACCCGTTCCTGCCGCAGCCGATCTTTTCGGACGATCAGGTGGCAGCGATCCACGACACGGCGCTGCGCGTGCTGGAAGAGCTCGGCATCAAGGTGCTGCTGCCGCAGGCTCGAGAATATTTCGCCAGCGCCGGCGCACTGGTCGACCCGGACACCGACATGGTGCGCATCGGCCGCGACATGGTGGTGGCGGCGTTGGCCTCGGCGCCGAAGTCGATCCATGCGCAAGCCGGCGACCGTTCCCGCGACCTGATGCTGGAACTCGGGTCGATGACTTTCCTGGCCGGATGCGGCGCGCCGAACGTCACCGATCTCGAACGCGGCCGCAGGCCCGGCACGCTGGCCGATTTCGAGGATCTGCTGCGGCTGGTGCAGCATTTCGACGTGCTGCACATGCTTGGCCCCTGCATCGAACCGCAGGATGTCGACAACCGCTTTCGCCACTATGCCGTCAACCGCGCGCAGCTGACGCTGTCCGACAAGTTTCCGTTCATCTTCGCGCGCGGCACGCCGCAGGTCGAGGACGGTTTCGAGATGATCCGGCTGGCGCGCGGCCTGTCGCAGGACGAATTCCTGGCAAACGCGCATTGCTACACGGTCATCAACACCAACTCGCCGCGCCAGCTCGACATACCGATGGCGCAAGGCATCATCGATTTCGCGCGGGCTGGCCAGGTCTCCGTCATCACGCCGTTCTGCCTGGCGGGCGCGATGGCGCCGATCACGGTGGCCGGCGCGCTGGCGCTGCAGCATGCCGAGGCGCTGGCGGGGCTGACGCTGGCACAGATCGTGCGGCCCGGCGCGCCGGTCGTCTACGGCTCCTTCTCCTCCAATGTCGACATGAAATCCGGGGCGCCGGCCTTCGGCACGCCGGAGCATGTCAAGGCGACGCTGGGCGCCGGCCAGCTGGCGCGCTTCACAGGACTGCCCTGGCGGTCCGGCGGCGGCAGCGCGGCCAACATCTCGGACGCGCAGGCCGCACACGAAACGCAGTTCGCACTGTGGGGCTCGGTGCTGGCCGGGGCGACGATGTGCATCCATGCTGCCGGCTGGCTGGAAGGCGGCTTGAGCGTCTCCTTCGAGAAGCTGATCACCGATATCGAAGCGCTGCAGACGGTCGCTGAACTCTGTGCGGCGACGCCCGGCGACGACGATTCCATCGGCTTCGAGGCGATCGCTGAAGTGCAGCCGGGCGGCCATTTCTTCTCGGCCGGCCACACGATGGCGCGTTATCGTACGGCTTTCTACGAACCGCTGGTCGCCGATTGGTCGAACTTCGGCAACTGGACGCAAAGCGGATCGAAGACGGCGAGCGAACGCGCCACCAGCATCTGGCGGCGCGCGGTTGCCGATTTCGAGCCGCCCGCCTCGGCTGCCGCGACCGCCGGCGCGCTCGACGAATTCATCGCGCGGCGAACGGAAGAGGGCGGCGCGGCACCTGTGTCGTGA
- a CDS encoding FAD dependent oxidoreductase: protein MKPHYRAVVIGGGVVGASVLYHLTRFGWSDVALIERAELTAGSTWHAAAGFHALNADPNVAALQDYTINLYREIEAESGQDIGLHMTGGVNIASDPQRWEWLKSAWAVFQSVGIETARLVTPDEIKQICPIVDVTGVLGGLHDSNEGHLDPYGTTHAYAGAAKKRGADIILRNRVVELKSRANGHWDVVTEQGTIVAEHVVNAGGLWAKQLGRMAGVDLPVTPMEHHYFVTEDIPEIAALDREIGIAVDLDGFSYLRQERKGVLLGVYEQNPKHWNMDGAPWNYGIELIPEDIDRISPELAKAHERFPCLATAGIRKWVNGAFTFTPDGNPIVGPVRGLKNYWVACGVMAGFSQGGGVGKSLAEWMIYGEPQADIFGMDIARYGAFAANREYLAQTTRQFYSRRFVMTFPNERLPAGRPLKRPGAYDGMSAAGCEWTASWGLEIPAYFAPMGFRENTTLKRTNAFDIVGDEALQARRAAGLVDISAYARYAVSGPSAEAWLDRLLACRLPKAGQARLAPMLGPDGRLKGDLTVINWGGGDYWLMGSYYLREFHMRWFESQAGEGVTVTDISDAMSGFLLTGPNARKILERTTHQDVSSAALPFMACGAFDIGMVPARVARLSIAGELGFEISCPVTMHATLRDTLLAAGRDFGLAEIGYYALNALRLEKSFGIWSREFTQGYTPGQTGLYRFIAFDKGDFVGREAALKERNAGAARRIVTLEIDAVDADASGFEPVWHDGRRVGFVTSGGFGYTIGKSVALALVDDDFAEEGTALSVHIVGVERPARIIAASPYDPSGKAMRQ from the coding sequence TTGAAGCCGCATTATCGCGCAGTGGTCATCGGGGGTGGGGTGGTCGGCGCCTCGGTGCTCTACCACCTGACGCGGTTCGGCTGGTCTGACGTGGCGCTGATTGAGCGCGCCGAACTGACCGCCGGTTCGACCTGGCATGCGGCGGCGGGGTTCCATGCGCTCAACGCTGATCCCAATGTCGCGGCGCTGCAGGATTACACCATCAACCTCTATCGCGAGATCGAGGCCGAATCCGGCCAGGACATCGGCCTGCACATGACCGGCGGCGTCAACATCGCCAGCGATCCCCAGCGCTGGGAATGGCTGAAATCGGCCTGGGCGGTGTTCCAGTCGGTCGGCATAGAGACGGCTCGCCTGGTGACACCGGACGAGATCAAACAGATCTGCCCGATCGTCGACGTCACCGGCGTGCTCGGCGGCCTGCACGATTCCAACGAAGGCCATCTCGACCCTTACGGCACGACGCATGCCTATGCCGGCGCTGCGAAGAAGCGCGGTGCCGACATCATCCTGCGCAACCGTGTCGTCGAGTTGAAGTCTCGCGCGAACGGCCATTGGGACGTCGTCACCGAACAGGGCACCATCGTTGCAGAGCATGTCGTCAACGCCGGCGGTCTGTGGGCAAAACAGCTCGGCCGCATGGCCGGCGTCGATCTTCCGGTGACGCCGATGGAGCACCATTATTTCGTCACCGAGGACATTCCCGAGATCGCGGCGCTTGACCGGGAGATCGGCATCGCCGTCGACCTCGACGGCTTTTCCTACCTGCGCCAGGAGCGCAAGGGCGTGCTGCTCGGTGTCTACGAGCAGAACCCCAAGCACTGGAACATGGATGGCGCGCCATGGAATTATGGCATCGAGCTGATCCCGGAAGACATAGACCGCATCAGCCCGGAACTCGCCAAGGCGCATGAGCGCTTTCCCTGCCTGGCAACGGCCGGCATCCGCAAATGGGTCAACGGCGCTTTCACCTTTACCCCGGACGGCAACCCGATCGTCGGGCCGGTGCGCGGCTTGAAAAACTACTGGGTTGCCTGCGGCGTCATGGCCGGCTTCAGCCAGGGCGGCGGCGTCGGCAAATCGCTGGCCGAATGGATGATTTACGGCGAACCGCAGGCCGACATATTCGGCATGGACATTGCCCGCTACGGCGCCTTCGCCGCCAACCGCGAATATCTCGCGCAGACGACACGGCAATTCTACTCGCGCCGTTTCGTCATGACCTTTCCCAACGAGCGTCTGCCGGCGGGCCGCCCGCTGAAACGCCCCGGCGCCTATGACGGCATGAGTGCCGCGGGCTGCGAATGGACGGCGTCTTGGGGGCTGGAAATCCCGGCCTATTTCGCGCCGATGGGTTTTCGCGAGAACACCACGCTCAAGCGTACCAACGCCTTCGATATCGTCGGCGACGAGGCGTTGCAGGCCAGGCGCGCAGCCGGCCTCGTCGATATCTCGGCCTATGCGCGCTATGCGGTGTCGGGGCCAAGCGCCGAGGCATGGCTCGACCGGCTGCTTGCCTGCAGGCTGCCGAAGGCGGGGCAGGCGCGGCTGGCGCCGATGCTCGGGCCGGACGGGCGGCTGAAGGGCGACCTCACCGTGATCAACTGGGGTGGCGGCGACTATTGGCTGATGGGTTCCTACTATCTCCGGGAATTCCATATGCGCTGGTTCGAGAGCCAGGCAGGAGAGGGCGTCACGGTCACCGACATTTCCGATGCGATGAGCGGCTTCCTGCTGACCGGGCCGAATGCGCGCAAAATCCTGGAGCGCACAACGCATCAGGACGTCTCCAGCGCGGCACTGCCGTTCATGGCTTGCGGCGCGTTCGACATCGGCATGGTGCCAGCGCGGGTTGCCCGCCTCTCCATCGCTGGCGAGCTCGGCTTCGAGATCAGTTGCCCGGTAACCATGCATGCCACGTTGCGTGACACGCTGCTCGCCGCCGGCAGGGATTTCGGCCTGGCCGAGATCGGCTACTACGCGCTGAATGCGCTGCGACTGGAGAAAAGCTTTGGCATCTGGTCGCGCGAATTCACACAGGGCTACACGCCGGGCCAGACCGGCCTCTACCGGTTCATCGCCTTCGACAAGGGCGATTTCGTCGGCCGCGAGGCGGCGCTGAAGGAGCGCAATGCCGGTGCGGCGCGGCGGATCGTGACGCTTGAGATCGACGCCGTCGATGCCGACGCCAGCGGCTTCGAGCCGGTCTGGCACGACGGCCGGCGCGTCGGCTTCGTCACTTCGGGCGGCTTTGGCTACACGATCGGCAAGAGCGTCGCGCTGGCGTTGGTCGACGACGATTTTGCCGAGGAGGGGACAGCGCTTTCGGTGCACATTGTCGGCGTCGAGCGGCCGGCACGGATCATCGCGGCCTCGCCCTACGATCCCTCGGGCAAGGCGATGCGGCAATGA
- a CDS encoding ErfK/YbiS/YcfS/YnhG family protein, with protein sequence MSDSPLFSERLNRRAFLGASALGAASVALSACTTTEVVSPPPPVAAPPPDTAFGDTATMYAARTDEGYQLPAIPVAKLDPKFVRQIVADPTGEKPGTIVVDVSEHFLYLVRDGGKAIRYGVSLGKAGFGWTGSAVVQARKKWPVWTPPPEMIQRRPELAKFKDGMPPGPQSPLGARALYLFRDGKDTMYRLHGTPEWDSIGKNASSGCVRFMNQDIIDLYSRVNGPAQVFVRPNLSAAGKIMAVSSRTAEPIDAGVPKDAEFLK encoded by the coding sequence ATGTCCGATAGTCCGTTGTTTTCCGAGCGCCTGAACCGGCGCGCGTTTCTCGGTGCATCCGCCTTGGGCGCAGCCTCCGTGGCGCTTTCAGCGTGCACCACGACGGAGGTGGTGTCGCCGCCGCCGCCGGTGGCAGCGCCGCCGCCGGATACGGCGTTCGGCGATACCGCAACCATGTACGCGGCGCGCACGGATGAGGGCTACCAACTGCCGGCAATCCCGGTGGCCAAGCTCGATCCGAAGTTCGTGCGCCAGATCGTCGCCGACCCGACCGGAGAAAAGCCCGGCACCATCGTCGTCGATGTCTCCGAACATTTCCTCTATCTGGTGCGCGACGGCGGCAAGGCCATCCGCTACGGCGTTAGCTTAGGGAAGGCTGGTTTCGGATGGACGGGCAGCGCCGTGGTCCAGGCGCGGAAGAAGTGGCCGGTGTGGACGCCGCCGCCGGAAATGATCCAGCGCCGGCCGGAGCTGGCGAAATTCAAGGACGGCATGCCGCCAGGCCCGCAGAGCCCGCTCGGCGCCCGCGCGCTCTATCTCTTCCGCGACGGCAAGGACACGATGTACCGGCTGCACGGCACGCCGGAGTGGGATTCCATCGGCAAGAACGCTTCGTCGGGCTGCGTGCGCTTCATGAACCAGGACATCATCGACCTCTACAGCCGCGTCAACGGTCCCGCGCAGGTCTTCGTGCGGCCGAACCTGTCGGCTGCCGGCAAGATCATGGCGGTGTCGAGCAGGACGGCTGAGCCGATCGATGCGGGCGTGCCGAAGGACGCGGAGTTCTTGAAGTAA